The Musa acuminata AAA Group cultivar baxijiao chromosome BXJ3-6, Cavendish_Baxijiao_AAA, whole genome shotgun sequence region TCTTTCTGTCTTCAAGATAAGCCACCGTGTAGCACCTAAACAAACCACAGCCACTTGTAATGAGATACTACGCCCATAACTAACTACTTTCAGCTTGAAACAACTCTGCTAGTACGAAGCAACAACATGAATTGCTCATTATATTGTAGGTATTAAGATTAAGAGAAAACTGCTACATAACTTAGTTGGTTCACTAGTACAGTTAATTATCTGAAACCATTATTCAACAGGAGTAAATTGCCAGGCAAATGATTCATGATGCAGCTAGATCCCATATACATAAATTTTATCAAGGCAAGACAAATAACAAAGAAGTCAAATGACACGGAACAAACAATGTCAATAAATCTTCATGTTTTCCCCCTTTTCCTTAATCAAAATGGCCTGGTTCTACAGTTTTTCTAAATTCATGAAGACGAAGAAGGATGTGAggaaaaacaaatcacaaagaagAATGTGAAATACCATACACAACAAAATACTTTACTGAATCTTCATCTTGGCTCATTTCTTCAATCAAAATGGCCAGGTTCTACATAGCAAACAAAGGAGATAGAAAAACAATTTGATGGAATTTTGTCCCCACTAATAACTCAGAGAGTAGCATCTGTGTAAGAATGTAAGAAGTTAAAACTGACCCTTGGAAAAGACCTATTTCTCTATGGACACTAATTTACCATGCAACTGAAAACATTGCGTCCTTGCTTCTTCATTTCCACCATACAAGCTCCTtccatataataatatatttactgATCATTTGGGTGTGAAAAATATAATTAGTGTTGTCCCCAACAAATTAAAAGCAATTTGTTTAATCTCGGCAAGACAGCCCTccgaaaggcatgaagaaagttCAGATTTTAGATTCTTGAAAACTACTGCATTCTTGTTTATCAGTACTGTAATTATATCTAGTAGTGTTTCACTTCTCACCATCTTATCTATGTTCTTCATGTCCTTAGGCTGCATATGTAAGGACCTCCACTCTAGCTTATTCTTCATTCATGAACTTGAATAATAAATATTGGTCAATTACATGATTTGATCTTAGATTGGTCAAAACTACAGACTTGGTTGCTATTAtagcttaatttttttttttacaaagtttACTATAAGAGTTTCAAGGTTTGACTTTTCTTTGCAAACAGCTTCCTCGATCCTAAATTGGTCGACTGAATTGTTATAGCGGAATCTCCATATTCTTACCTTAAAGACTAAAATTCACCAAAATGTGAaacaatcttttcttttgtacGGCAATGTCATTATGGACATTGAACCACTGATTTCTATCCACATATATGagataaaagaaaaggcaaatgaaagaagagaaagaaaaattgaTGACAGAAACGATAAAGTTCGAAGGAGAAGAAAAACACACTCACGTTCCCGAGAACCCGACGATACCGGTAGTTAGAAGCCCTCCAAACTGCACACACAAAGAGAGATTAAGAACATGTGAACATGATACTCCCATCAAATTCCTCACAGGGGAGAGAGAAAGGAAAGACTAACGATGTTGGGGCGTTTGGCGATGGGAGCTCCCACTAGGGCggccgtatggaccaagtggtagAGGGAGGCGGTACGCCAAACCTTCCAATTTGATCGTTCAACCAGCACAACAGAGGAACAAAaagaacaacaacaataacaaagatcaCGGGAAAGCCCCAAAAACTTTCTGATCGATTCGAAGAAAAGAGAACACAGAAATTGCAGCTCGAACCTCCTCGTAAGATGGGTTCTTGGGCTTGAAACCATGAGCGCCGTAAGTCCCCAGACCGATAGCAGCAACACCTGATCCAACCGAAAAAAGGGACAAAGAAAGCTCAGATCGATCCAGAAAcacagcaagcaagcaagcacgaAGAGGATACCGGAGATTGCAGCGACCTTGTGCCACATCCTGGGATCCATCGTCGGCGCCAATTGCCTTCTGGTCTCCTTCCGCCGGCTGCGAAGCGAAGGTTTGGACCCGAGCCGAAGAGTTAAGAGAGCCTCGAGAGGGATGTTATCGGGTCGGATCCAACTAAAATTCGTGTCCGACATTGATATTATCGGATTTTTTGTCCATGACGTCAGATCCATTTTAAATTTTCTACGGTTCATTTTATTAATTGTAAGATTTAGTGCTATCTATAATAAgtcatttaatatatattataaagtaATTATTGAGTAATTGATTgacaattaattttataattgcagGCAGTCTATTTACAAGTTAATAAATATCACCAAAGAAAGTAAAATTAACTTGTATTTATCCTTTCTTCTGGCAATTAAAATCAAATGACAAGCAATACTATTTATTGCTTGATTCGATAATTAAGTGACGACTCCTCTGCATGATAAATTTTTTGTAGttcgtaataagcaattaaatgtAAATGATAACTGAACTCATGAATACTTATTAACCAATCTTATTCATGCAATTAATTTGCTTGAATCGAAATATATGACATATTGATCAATAATATCATGATGTGCAAGTATGTTGGTGTGTCTACATACAATAAAGTTGAAACGGTCCCTCCAAAAAATTTTCACCCCATTTTCATTtattatcttaattatcatatcaATCTTTTGTTGAAGATTGAATCGACAATTTTGGAAAGAAATACCTTATAGCTTCCTATGGAAAAGAGAACAGCACATGAACAAACACCAGATGCTGTTGCAGATTGCAGGATGATCCAATTCCAACCAAAGAAACCTTGCTATTTTCCATCAGTAGCTACTGGCAAAAGTACAAAAGCCATGGAGGAACTTGCTACTACAGTGCAGTTGCTATGATTCTTTGAGAATAAGGTTATAACACCAGAAAATTATAGATGCTTGCATGACATGGTAAGCAAGGAAACTTATGATTGAATAAGCCTGCAACTAATGCCAAATATTAAAGAGTTTGAACACTTTATAAGCAACAAAAAGTATCACTGAAAACATCCAATTATTTAAGACAATGATTACAATCTTAAATAGACCAGTATACTGCACCGAGGCACAGAGAGCATATATAAAATTCATGCAATATGTCAGAAGAGTAACTGGCATACTGCACTGTTGCTTTCATGCAATATAAAATTCCCGAATGTACATTATATACATCAGAAGAGTAAGCTAGCCCAAGCAGCAACAAATGCAAATCCACCAAATGGCGCAGGAAAAGAGTAATTTTTGTCTTCAAAATAAGCCGCCATGTAGCACCTAAAGACATCACGGACACTTGTAATGAGATACTGTCCGATAACTAACTAGTTTCAGCTTGAAACTTCCACTCAAAGAAGCATCAACAGCATGAATTGCTCTTGATCTTTTAGGTTGAGAGATTAACTCAGAATTGCTGCTCAACAGAATTAGTTCACTTACACAGATTTATTAGAATTAATTTATAAAGCCATCTTTCTGCAGATGTATATTGCAAGACCAATGACTCGTAATCCGGGTGGATACCACATAAATGAATTTTATTGAGGATAAAAGAACAAAGAAGATCTGAAATAATATTATGAACAAACAACTTTGGTTACTCTTCCTTTTGCTCAATTCTTTAAGCAAATATCATCTTATCCGTGCCCATGTCTAATTCTCTCTCATTATTCATGAGGCGAAAAAAATGATTTGTTTATCAATAAATGTTGTCATTAACAATTAATAGAGTAGCATATGGAACAAATTTTCTTCTAGAAAACAGGAGTTTCATTCATAGATGAAGAATAAGAATATGATGAATAAAAATTCACCATTGAAGAAGGCCTATTTCTTCTTGTTGTCGTTGTTGTATTGAAACAATTCATTCTAAAAAGCAGCAGTTCTCAAATTATGTCTTATTGTTGTACTAAAGAAGGCCTATTTCCACTAGAAAATACCTTTCTTCCAGTGTGACTGAGAACATTGCTTCTTCATTTTCCCTATACAAGCCCTTTAAATGTGAATAAAATCATTTAGGTCTAACTAAAAAAGTATAAGAACGAGGGGAAAGATTACCATGGAACTAGTTCTTGTTCAAAATTCCAACAAATTAAAGCAATTGATTTAGTCTTAGAAAGACTTTCGTCTGAAAAGCACAAGGACAGAACTCatactcagatttttttttttatgattactGCATGCTTTTTTATCAGAACTCTAATAAAACTAGATGTTGTCTCACTTTTGAGCCACTTAGCTAGTCCTTGAAGACTAGAGACTGCATCTACAAAGACTCTTTCATCTAGCCCATTCTTCATTCACGTGCCGCGAGTTAAATATATTGTTCAGAAGCTCCAGTTTTGTAACACTTAATAACTTTAAAATTCTTCTACAAAATTTGCTATGACAAGTTTGAAGGGACTATCCATTTTTAGTCTTATAAACCTAAATCCATTGATCATTTAAAATGTAGAAGCAGAAGCTCTGTCTTTTTTCTTTGTAGCAATAATCTTAACATATCAAAATCACCAAAAACgagcaatcaaaatcaaaattcatGAATGATTATTTCTTTCCatctatatatgcatgtatatgcaCACACTTATAAAGAAGCGCATTAAAAAGGGACCAAGcaaaatcatattaatttctATCCATATATACTCACGATCCCGAGAAGGCCAAGATACCGGCAGTCAGAAGCCCTCCAAACTGCATAAATAGAGAGATTAAGCACAAACGATGATCGTTTACCCATCAAATTCAGAAGGGGGAGAGTGAGGGAAGACTAACGATGTTGGGGAATTTGGTGATCGGAGCTCCAACCAAGGCGGCCGTGTGGACCAAGTGGTAGAGGGCGGCGGTGCGCCAAACCTTCCATTGTTGATCGTTCGACGACCACAAGAAAGAAGGGGAAACAGAAATCATAACAATAGAGAGACCCAAAGATATCTGATAGAATCGAAGAAATGAGACAGAGTACAGCTCATACCTCTTTGAAAGATGGGTTCTGGGGGCTGAAGACATGAAAGCCGTAAGTCCCAAGGCCAAGCGCAGCAACGCCTGATTCCGTTGCAGAACACAAAGAATCTAAATCGATCTCGAAACGAAGTAACGAAGCAAGAAAGAGAGAGGTTGATGACGACGATTTGTACCGGAGATTGCAGCGGCCTTATGCCACACCTTGGGATCGATCGTGACCACCATATTGCTTTCCGTCTCCGCTCACCGCCGACCAACGCAGCCTTCTGCGGAGTCAACTACACGGAAGAGATTAAGAGCTTCTGTGTTATCGGGTCGGATCTATCTAAAAATCCGAATCCAAAAAAAATGTAGGATCCAAATACGAACTCAAAGAAATTATTTATAGAATAACGAAGATAAAATACTACATTTGTGACGTCATatttcttttgtgaattttgatGTTTGTTCGAGTAAGGTCAAAAGATTGAAGGATCGACCACTCGTATGAAAGAACTATCATGTCCCAGTTCTAAGCAGGTGTTTTCGACCTGCATCTGCACACTTCTTTCTCCTTCATCCGCTTTGTTCGATTCTTTTCTCTTCAGCAAGGAAGAGAAACCATGCTAAGGAAGCAAGTGAActgctttcttcttttccttttcctttttgacAGCCTGCTGGAATAGATTCCGCTTAACCAATGCAAGAGAAGCTTCACTCACGCTGGTCATGCAAAATCTTTCATCACAGCATCTGGAATTGAACTCAAGAATAGTACTGCACATCTTCCTCTTCCGCTCATGAAGTAGTTCTACAAGAACCTGATGATGCCCCCAGAGTTGCAAGTCGGTAGCAGATGTGTGATGGAACTGCACGATCTGCAGCTTACCACAAGGATTGCATAGCTTGTTCTATGATCATAAACATCATCTTTTCATGTGGCGAGGATTTCACTTGATCCAGAGAAGCCGATGTCATCCAGCACAGCCACCAGCGGTATTGATGAGGCTCTGCATGCACTCAGGTCAGCGAGCAGTTCTCTGCAAAATATTCACTTCCACCAGTCTCAAATCAGTTCAAGCTCTTGCCAGATAGCAGAGAATTCGATGAGCATCAACATCTCTACGAACAGAGAAGGTGCTCGATTCCTCTGTCAGCTTCTTGGTGAGATGGCAGTGCAAGGGGGCAGCTTCAAGAATCTCATGAACTTGGCATTTAATGGAATGCAGTGGGAGCAGAGGCAACTTGAGAGCTTGTGTTCGTTGCTCGATGTCAGTCCAAGCCTCACATACCTGGAGTTCCAAAGAAACAGGTTCCGCAACGAAGGCGTGCGAGAGCTATCAGAAATGCTCGAAAGAAACAAAGCAATCAAAGCAGTCATATTCTCCGAGTGTCGGATCGAGGCGGCCGGTGCGAGCCTTCTGTCGTCGGCGTTGACGAAGAACGACACACTGGAAGAACTCCAGATATGGGAGGACTCGATCGGTTCGAGAGGAGCCGAAGACCTCGCGAGAGCGATTGAGGTGAACCCAACACTAAAACTGCTGATCGTATTCGACAAGGAATCCATCACTGCAACACCGCTCATCTCCGCAATACTAGCAAGGAGTCGGAATATGGAGGTTCATATATGGAGTAGAGATAATGGTGACAGGAGCTCCAAGGTAGTCGAGTTCACCCCTGAAGACAACACCCTGAGGATCTACAAGCTTGAGGCTTCAGGTTCCCGGAGAGTGGCCTGTGCATTGGCATGGAATTCTACTGTGAGGACCCTAGACATGTCAGGAATTCGTCTGAGATCGAGGTGGGCGAAGGAGTTCAGAGTGGCCTTAGAACAGAACACAAGCCTGAAAGATGTCAGATTGTCAAGAACTTGCCTTAGAGACAAGGCAGTGGTGTATGTAGCTGCTGGGCTTTTCATGAACCAGAGCTTAGAGAACTTGCATCTGGATCAGAACTGGTTGACTGGAGTCGGTGTGGAGCATCTGCTGTGTCCCCTGAGCAGGTTCTCTGCGCTGCAAAATCAAGCGAACACGACATTGAGATCATTGGTTTTCGGGGGAGGGAAGACAAAGATCGGAAAAGCAGGTTTAGCAGCGATCCTTAGAATGCTGGAGACGAACCAGACCATTGTTCGATTGGGCATCTGCGGTGATGCTAGTTTGAAGCCAGATGATATCGTCAAAATCTTCAGGATCTTGGAAAGAAATGCAACACTACGGTGGCTATCCTTGGAAGGGTGTGCAGGGGTTCAAGGAGAAATGGTGTTGCAGGCCATAATGGAGACCTTGCAGGTCAATCCTTGGATCGAAGAGGTCGATCTTGGTCGAACACCTTTGCAAATCGCTGGGAAGACGGATGGGATCTACGAGAAGCTGGGGCAGAACGGGAGCATGGTGGCAGAGGATGACTTGGTTGATGACTTGCCACTCACCATGCCCAGATGCTGCAGAATCTTCCTCTGTGGCCAAGAAGATGCAGGCATGTTTTCACCACTGCTCATCGTACCTAGCTTCACCGATCATTTTCTGTTCATCTTTATCATGCTGAATTCATGCTAGTTGTAGATCTCGAAAGAACAGATTAGTCCATCCTGATGCGAAGGGTTCATCTTCATATGCAGGAAAAAGCACCCTGTGTAACTCCATCTTCTGCAACATGAACTCTTCGAAGCTACCTTACGCGGATCAGATGAGAAGTCTGGTGACTTCTATCGAGCAGATCATGCGAAGGGCAGTCATCAAGATAAAGACTATATATGATGGTGATATAAAGATCTCGATCTGGAACCTCGCTGGTCAACATGAGAACTTTGCATTACATGACCTCTTCTTTCCAGGCTATGGAAGCCCCTCGTTCTTCCTGATAGTATCCAGCTTGCTCCAAAAGCCTGCCAACAAAGAACCGAAGAGCCCAGAGGAGATTGAGGATGACCTCCTCTACTGGCTCAAGTTCATAGTTTCAAACTCCAGGAGGGCAACGGCACAGTCCATGCTACCATATGTCACCATAATTCTCACCCACTCCGACAGAGTGTCGCAGCAATCGGGCGTCCTGCAGTCAACTGCTAATTCCATACAAAGACTCAAGGAGAGGTTCCAAGGTTTTGTGGATTTCTATCCCACTGTCTTCATGGTAGATGCAAGATCATCCATGTCAGTGAGCAAACTCGCACATCATCTGCGAAAAACCAGTGAAACCATCCTCCAAAGGGTTCCCCGAGTCTTTGAGTTGTGCGATGACCTGCGAACAATCCTGTCAAATTGGAGGTCTGAAAACTTGAACAAGCCAGCGTTGAGATGGAAGGAATTCGGTGAGTTGTGCCAGCTTAAAGTCCCAGCATTGAGAATTCGATCGAGGCACAACAACATCGACAGGGTGGAGCGGCGGCGGCGTGCAGTAGCAAATTCTTTGCACCACATCGGAGA contains the following coding sequences:
- the LOC103990079 gene encoding uncharacterized protein LOC103990079; this encodes MNRRKFKMDLTSWTKNPIISMSDTNFSWIRPDNIPLEALLTLRLGSKPSLRSRRKETRRQLAPTMDPRMWHKVAAISGVAAIGLGTYGAHGFKPKNPSYEEVWRTASLYHLVHTAALVGAPIAKRPNIFGGLLTTGIVGFSGTCYTVAYLEDRKISFIAPYGGFAFLAAWASLLF
- the LOC135640184 gene encoding uncharacterized protein LOC135640184 — encoded protein: MVVTIDPKVWHKAAAISGVAALGLGTYGFHVFSPQNPSFKEVWRTAALYHLVHTAALVGAPITKFPNIFGGLLTAGILAFSGSCYMAAYFEDKNYSFPAPFGGFAFVAAWASLLF
- the LOC135640999 gene encoding protein TORNADO 1-like, yielding MSSSTATSGIDEALHALRSASSSLQNIHFHQSQISSSSCQIAENSMSINISTNREGARFLCQLLGEMAVQGGSFKNLMNLAFNGMQWEQRQLESLCSLLDVSPSLTYLEFQRNRFRNEGVRELSEMLERNKAIKAVIFSECRIEAAGASLLSSALTKNDTLEELQIWEDSIGSRGAEDLARAIEVNPTLKLLIVFDKESITATPLISAILARSRNMEVHIWSRDNGDRSSKVVEFTPEDNTLRIYKLEASGSRRVACALAWNSTVRTLDMSGIRLRSRWAKEFRVALEQNTSLKDVRLSRTCLRDKAVVYVAAGLFMNQSLENLHLDQNWLTGVGVEHLLCPLSRFSALQNQANTTLRSLVFGGGKTKIGKAGLAAILRMLETNQTIVRLGICGDASLKPDDIVKIFRILERNATLRWLSLEGCAGVQGEMVLQAIMETLQVNPWIEEVDLGRTPLQIAGKTDGIYEKLGQNGSMVAEDDLVDDLPLTMPRCCRIFLCGQEDAGKSTLCNSIFCNMNSSKLPYADQMRSLVTSIEQIMRRAVIKIKTIYDGDIKISIWNLAGQHENFALHDLFFPGYGSPSFFLIVSSLLQKPANKEPKSPEEIEDDLLYWLKFIVSNSRRATAQSMLPYVTIILTHSDRVSQQSGVLQSTANSIQRLKERFQGFVDFYPTVFMVDARSSMSVSKLAHHLRKTSETILQRVPRVFELCDDLRTILSNWRSENLNKPALRWKEFGELCQLKVPALRIRSRHNNIDRVERRRRAVANSLHHIGEVIFFDDLGFLVLDYEWFFGEVLSQLVTLDAANMERFEKIGFVSRTDLEKILRRTMQHQNPLMGSKVYDNMEAGDLIKMMLKLELCYEQDPGDPQTLLLIPSILEEGRGRNQGWQPSSPDCVYVGRQLECDHWHMFLTKGFFPRLQVHLYNKILGSKNQQGAVYSLERNLICMIINGVHVRVEIGGQLGSYIDVLACSTKTVTETLRLFHHLIIPAIQSMCPSITFAENIMRPDCVRYLIPSRSRKTQCVPLQQIKQALLSMPADSMYDYQHTWSSLVSNNKLILQSGSDYARGLLSDVDFREVLHRRYYDLHHLAVELAVPFESSQESAKVVVNDAQHTIEPSLSGIAKGVEVVLQRLKVLEQEIKDLKQEIQGLRYYEHQLLIELHRKVDYLVSFDVQLEERKVPRLFYFVQVQNNSRRLITTLLPGMTSLRLHMLCEFKREMHVVEDQMGCELMQVDNQAIKCLLPYMSGLMKLLTFALKIGAHVVAGMGQMIPDLAKEFAHLIHSSLLYGGAAAMTAGAIGYAATGQGGRRFRSRSGERNMAQEVVGAQQWLLDFLNSQRIATGKDIAERFGLWRVRYSDTGNIAWICRKHMILRRNEVMEVPV